Proteins encoded in a region of the Rhodococcus sp. SBT000017 genome:
- a CDS encoding THUMP-like domain-containing protein, producing MGYDFTGADLDFLHSEVGIEALDAADGLELSARTTVRDISSMRERFPAHAGALIETVAVRRKARVKLLDSDRWWVTDEAVQQATPTLVARRRAARLAGRRVHDVTCSIGSELSVLIGTAELAVGSDLDPIRLRMAAHNVPDATVLRADALTPTTRETVVVADPGRRAGGRRRHDPAALQPPLPDLLDVYRGRDLVVKCAPGLDFDAVDWAGEIEVVSLDGGVREACLWSEGLSENGVRRRAAVLRSDGSVMEFTDAESDDIPVRPPGRYIVDPDGAVVRAGLVRHYGARFGLWQLDPRIAYLTGDTVPAGVRGFRILEQSKFSEKVLRQQLNRMDCGSVEILVRGVDVDPAILRPRLKLRGSVALSVVIARVDRSAVAFVCAPGSIGQPV from the coding sequence GTGGGGTATGACTTCACCGGTGCCGACCTCGATTTCCTGCACAGCGAGGTCGGCATCGAGGCGCTCGACGCCGCGGACGGGCTCGAGCTCAGTGCGAGAACGACGGTGCGAGATATCTCCTCGATGCGGGAGCGTTTTCCCGCCCACGCGGGTGCACTGATCGAAACCGTCGCCGTCCGCCGCAAAGCGCGGGTGAAGCTGCTCGACTCCGACCGATGGTGGGTCACCGACGAGGCGGTGCAGCAGGCCACGCCGACGCTCGTCGCGCGCAGGCGGGCCGCTCGACTCGCCGGACGACGCGTGCACGATGTCACGTGTTCGATCGGCAGTGAACTGTCCGTTCTGATCGGGACGGCGGAGTTGGCGGTGGGTAGCGATCTCGACCCGATTCGGCTTCGCATGGCCGCACACAACGTGCCGGACGCCACCGTGCTGCGCGCAGACGCGCTGACCCCGACGACGCGGGAGACCGTCGTGGTCGCCGACCCCGGCCGCCGAGCGGGTGGGCGGCGACGCCACGACCCGGCGGCGCTGCAACCACCCCTACCGGACCTGTTAGACGTCTATCGAGGCCGAGACCTGGTTGTCAAGTGTGCGCCCGGTCTGGATTTCGACGCTGTCGACTGGGCCGGCGAGATCGAGGTGGTCTCGCTCGACGGGGGAGTGCGAGAAGCGTGCCTCTGGTCGGAAGGTTTGAGCGAGAACGGTGTTCGGCGTCGGGCGGCTGTTCTTCGATCCGACGGCAGCGTTATGGAATTCACCGATGCAGAATCCGACGACATTCCGGTTCGGCCGCCGGGGCGCTATATCGTCGATCCAGACGGGGCGGTGGTCAGGGCCGGTCTGGTTCGGCATTACGGTGCCAGATTCGGTCTGTGGCAACTCGATCCGAGAATCGCGTATCTGACCGGCGACACGGTCCCTGCCGGGGTGCGCGGCTTTCGGATTCTGGAGCAGTCCAAGTTCTCCGAGAAAGTGCTTCGGCAACAACTGAATCGGATGGACTGCGGTTCGGTGGAAATTCTCGTCCGCGGAGTCGACGTGGATCCGGCGATACTGCGGCCCAGGCTCAAACTTCGCGGATCCGTGGCACTGTCGGTGGTGATCGCCCGAGTCGACCGGTCCGCGGTGGCGTTCGTCTGCGCTCCAGGATCTATCGGTCAGCCCGTGTAG
- a CDS encoding class I SAM-dependent methyltransferase, producing MPSASSEAEDRQVDPAPNPHATAEQVEAARSDTKLAQVLYHDWEAETYDDKWSISYDERCIDYARGRFDQAVSGDASAHSALPYGRALELGCGTGFFLLNLMQAGIADKGSVTDLSPGMVKVALRNAEHLGLDVDGRVADAETIPYEDNTFDLVVGHAVLHHIPDVEQSLREVLRVLKPGGRFVFAGEPTTVGNFYARWLGRITWEATTRATKLPFLASWRKPQEELDESSRAAALEAVVDLHTFDPTDLEHIALSAGAESVQANTEEFAAALLGWPVRTFEAAVPAGKLGWNWAKFAFGGWKTLSWVDENVLQHVVPRGLFYNVMITGIKPAPRD from the coding sequence ATGCCTTCGGCCTCGTCCGAGGCCGAAGACCGCCAGGTCGATCCAGCCCCGAATCCGCACGCCACCGCCGAGCAGGTCGAGGCTGCACGGTCGGACACCAAACTGGCGCAGGTGCTATATCACGACTGGGAAGCCGAGACCTACGACGACAAGTGGTCGATCTCCTACGACGAGCGCTGCATCGACTACGCACGCGGCAGGTTCGATCAGGCGGTCTCCGGTGACGCGTCGGCGCACTCCGCACTGCCGTACGGCCGCGCGCTCGAACTGGGCTGCGGTACCGGGTTCTTCCTGCTCAACCTGATGCAGGCCGGCATCGCAGACAAGGGCTCGGTCACCGACCTCTCGCCAGGCATGGTCAAGGTCGCACTGCGCAACGCCGAGCACCTCGGGCTGGACGTCGACGGCCGCGTCGCCGACGCAGAGACGATTCCGTACGAGGACAACACGTTCGATCTCGTCGTCGGGCACGCCGTCCTCCACCACATCCCCGACGTCGAACAGTCGCTGCGCGAGGTGCTGCGGGTGCTCAAGCCGGGCGGTCGCTTCGTTTTCGCGGGCGAACCCACCACGGTCGGCAACTTCTACGCACGCTGGCTCGGACGCATCACCTGGGAGGCGACCACCCGCGCAACCAAGCTCCCGTTCCTGGCGAGCTGGCGCAAGCCACAGGAAGAGCTCGACGAGTCCTCGCGAGCAGCGGCACTCGAAGCCGTCGTCGACCTGCACACGTTCGATCCGACCGATCTCGAGCACATCGCGCTCTCGGCCGGTGCGGAGTCCGTGCAGGCGAACACCGAGGAGTTCGCCGCCGCTCTGCTCGGCTGGCCGGTGCGTACATTCGAGGCCGCAGTACCCGCGGGCAAGCTGGGGTGGAACTGGGCCAAGTTCGCTTTCGGCGGTTGGAAGACACTGAGCTGGGTCGACGAGAACGTGCTGCAGCACGTGGTACCGCGCGGGCTGTTCTACAACGTGATGATCACCGGCATCAAGCCTGCACCTCGCGATTGA
- a CDS encoding enoyl-CoA hydratase/isomerase family protein — protein sequence MAEFVNLEVSDGIGTIRLDRPPMNALDRQMQEEIRAAAREATINADVKAVIVYGGEKVFAAGADIKEMVALSAAEMAEIAGDLQSALGSLSTIPKPVVAAVTGYALGGGLEVALGADRRIAGDNAKFGVPEVLLGVIPGGGGTQRLARLIGPSRAKDMVFTGRFVGAEEALRIGLVDEVVAPDEVYNAARAWAMQFTTGASRALAAAKASIDQGLDVDLTTGLRIEAQQFAALFATEDRTIGMTSFVADGPGKATFTGR from the coding sequence ATGGCTGAGTTCGTGAATCTCGAAGTATCCGACGGTATCGGCACCATCCGGCTGGATCGTCCGCCGATGAATGCACTCGATCGGCAGATGCAGGAGGAAATCCGAGCAGCCGCCCGCGAGGCCACGATCAATGCCGACGTCAAGGCCGTCATCGTCTACGGCGGCGAGAAGGTCTTCGCCGCCGGTGCCGACATCAAGGAGATGGTGGCGTTGTCCGCGGCCGAGATGGCCGAGATCGCCGGAGATCTGCAGTCCGCCCTCGGCTCACTCAGCACCATTCCCAAGCCCGTGGTTGCGGCCGTGACCGGATACGCACTCGGTGGTGGGCTCGAGGTCGCACTGGGCGCGGACCGTCGGATCGCCGGCGACAACGCGAAGTTCGGTGTCCCCGAGGTGCTGCTCGGTGTCATCCCCGGCGGCGGCGGAACGCAGCGGCTGGCTCGGCTGATCGGCCCCAGCCGTGCGAAGGACATGGTCTTCACCGGCCGCTTCGTCGGCGCCGAGGAAGCATTGCGCATCGGATTGGTGGACGAGGTGGTGGCACCGGACGAGGTGTACAACGCCGCCCGCGCCTGGGCGATGCAGTTCACCACGGGTGCATCGCGAGCGCTCGCAGCGGCGAAAGCGTCGATCGACCAGGGGCTCGACGTCGATCTCACCACCGGTCTGCGGATCGAGGCTCAGCAGTTTGCGGCCCTGTTCGCCACCGAGGATCGCACCATCGGGATGACGTCGTTCGTGGCCGACGGCCCGGGCAAGGCGACCTTCACCGGACGGTGA
- a CDS encoding NUDIX hydrolase, which produces MSSNSAADHVQARDASTVILIRDGSSRPDIEVFLLERVGGMAFAGGMTVFPGGGVDPSDAAADVRWAGPPPSWWAERFGIDEGKAQALVCAAARETFEECGVLLAGSTPDSIVADTAPFAAERCRLERREVSFAEFLTAHDLVLRSDLLRPWSHWITPVGEARRYDTRFFVAVLPEGQNADGETSEAVSVSWRSTGDALADWRSGNTILLPPTWSQLDALSRFDTVAQVVDHDREIAPVLPILTRTDGTVRVLFDGDDAYYAGTRHPWSDR; this is translated from the coding sequence ATGAGCTCGAACAGTGCTGCCGATCACGTACAGGCACGGGACGCCTCGACGGTCATCTTGATCCGTGACGGTTCTTCGCGGCCCGACATCGAGGTGTTCCTGCTCGAACGCGTCGGTGGCATGGCGTTCGCGGGTGGCATGACGGTGTTTCCCGGTGGCGGAGTCGACCCCTCGGACGCGGCAGCGGACGTGCGCTGGGCAGGGCCGCCGCCGTCGTGGTGGGCCGAGCGCTTCGGAATCGACGAGGGCAAGGCGCAGGCTCTGGTGTGTGCTGCGGCGCGCGAGACGTTCGAGGAGTGCGGCGTGCTGTTGGCCGGCTCGACGCCGGATTCGATCGTTGCCGACACCGCTCCGTTCGCTGCGGAGCGGTGTCGGCTCGAGCGTCGGGAGGTGTCGTTCGCCGAATTCCTCACCGCCCACGACCTGGTGCTGCGATCGGATTTGCTCCGGCCGTGGTCGCACTGGATCACCCCGGTGGGCGAAGCGCGACGGTACGACACCCGGTTTTTCGTCGCAGTGCTGCCCGAGGGCCAGAATGCGGACGGCGAGACCAGCGAGGCAGTATCGGTGAGCTGGCGTTCGACCGGTGACGCACTGGCGGACTGGCGGTCGGGAAACACCATTCTCCTGCCGCCGACCTGGAGCCAACTGGACGCACTGTCTCGGTTCGACACCGTCGCCCAGGTCGTCGATCACGACCGCGAGATCGCCCCGGTCCTACCGATTCTCACTCGCACGGACGGGACGGTCCGGGTGCTCTTCGACGGCGACGATGCGTACTACGCCGGAACGCGACATCCCTGGTCGGATCGCTGA
- a CDS encoding ABC transporter ATP-binding protein, producing the protein MCGKIGVVSEPDPDLLVDFTDVVVRRGGATLVGPVTWKVELDERWVVLGPNGAGKTSLLRIAAAEIHPTSGVAHVLGEVMGKADVSELRPRIGLSSSSLAQRIPSDELVSDLVVSAGYSVLGRWREKYDAVDTERAVEMLESLGAEHLATRTYGTLSEGERKRVLIARALMTDPELLLLDEPAAGLDLGGREELVARLTDLAADPDAPATVLITHHVEEIPPGFSHALLLKEGGVVAQGLVDDVITAENLTEAFSQSIALDRVDGRFFARRTRAAGAHRR; encoded by the coding sequence ATGTGCGGGAAGATAGGCGTCGTGTCTGAACCGGATCCCGACCTGCTCGTAGATTTCACCGACGTAGTCGTCCGCCGCGGTGGTGCGACCCTGGTGGGACCCGTCACCTGGAAGGTGGAACTGGACGAACGGTGGGTCGTCCTCGGCCCGAACGGCGCCGGAAAGACGTCCCTGCTGCGTATCGCTGCGGCCGAGATCCATCCCACGTCCGGTGTCGCCCACGTTCTCGGTGAGGTCATGGGCAAGGCGGACGTCTCCGAACTCCGACCGCGGATCGGCTTGTCGTCCTCCTCGCTGGCGCAGCGCATTCCGTCCGACGAACTCGTGTCCGATCTGGTGGTGTCCGCAGGGTATTCGGTACTGGGTCGTTGGCGAGAGAAATACGACGCGGTCGACACCGAGCGCGCAGTCGAAATGCTCGAGAGCCTCGGTGCCGAACATCTCGCCACCCGCACCTACGGCACGCTGTCCGAAGGCGAGCGAAAGCGTGTTCTCATCGCCCGCGCTCTGATGACCGATCCCGAACTCCTCTTGCTCGACGAGCCGGCGGCAGGCCTCGACCTCGGTGGACGCGAGGAACTGGTGGCACGCCTGACCGACCTCGCGGCCGATCCCGACGCCCCCGCCACCGTGCTGATAACCCACCACGTGGAAGAAATTCCGCCGGGCTTCAGTCACGCGTTGTTGCTCAAGGAAGGCGGGGTGGTGGCCCAGGGGCTGGTCGACGACGTCATCACCGCGGAGAACCTGACCGAGGCATTCAGTCAGTCGATCGCGCTCGATCGCGTCGACGGTCGGTTCTTCGCGCGGCGGACTCGGGCTGCCGGGGCGCACCGCCGGTAG
- the glgX gene encoding glycogen debranching protein GlgX, with the protein MSPNDDLPRSSHRTAGGESASNPPGSPFPLGATALSTGTQFAVHAPEADGVEVCLIDPDGGERRVELTTRTFGVRHAFVPGVRPGDRYGFRAHGRWDPHSGRRFNGSKILLDPAARQVTGVFGDPSALLAYEDDPFGAPSSRDSLGHLPLGVVRAADDHVGRPARPEVPWDRTVLYELHVGSFTARNPAVPQHLRGTYLGLAEPAVLEHLARIGITSVELLPVHTTFTEPGVRARGMRNHWGYSTGAYFAPDPRFAAVPGAEVDEFRTMVDALHAAGIEVILDVVYNHTCESAVDGPSISWRGLDAPGYYLLDGRGSDVDLTGCGNTLDSASPAVVRMVCDSLRYWVEDVGVDGFRFDLASTLGRPGGWRFDSRAPLLTAIATDPVLARVKLIAEPWDATGAGYQVGNFGVAWTEWNDRYRDTVRRFWAGQHGVRELASRLAGSEDLFAGGGRLPWASINFVTAHDGFTARDLVSYERKHNEANGEENRDGTDNNSSVNHGVEGPSDDPAVVEARGRHVRALLATLTLSTGTPMLLAGDELGHSQGGNNNAYCVAEDAPAADAWAIDWDGADQNMIRFVGRLLRVRASAPTLRQQEFFTGRATPTGRPDLVWFDSAGVEFDTDRWNDDSVRTIQAWVDGSDVRSYASDGGQVDDASSLLVLHSGGPADITLACPSWSSSRFVPVLDSSRVDGVPSDTTALEPGSTISVTGSTVLVLRSAGR; encoded by the coding sequence GTGTCGCCCAATGACGATCTGCCTCGTAGCTCCCACCGGACCGCCGGCGGCGAGTCCGCCTCGAACCCGCCCGGATCACCGTTCCCACTGGGTGCCACTGCACTGTCGACTGGCACTCAATTTGCAGTCCATGCACCCGAGGCCGATGGAGTCGAGGTGTGCCTGATCGATCCGGACGGCGGTGAACGACGGGTGGAGCTGACCACCCGCACGTTCGGAGTGCGACATGCCTTCGTCCCGGGAGTGCGGCCCGGTGACCGATACGGCTTCCGCGCCCACGGGCGGTGGGACCCGCACTCCGGCCGCCGGTTCAACGGATCGAAGATTCTGCTCGATCCAGCGGCGCGCCAGGTGACCGGAGTATTCGGAGACCCATCGGCATTGCTCGCCTACGAGGACGACCCGTTCGGTGCGCCCAGTTCTCGCGACTCGCTCGGCCACCTCCCGCTCGGCGTCGTCCGCGCAGCTGACGATCACGTCGGCCGTCCCGCGCGCCCCGAGGTGCCCTGGGACCGAACCGTCCTCTACGAGCTGCACGTGGGATCGTTCACAGCCCGCAATCCTGCTGTGCCCCAGCATCTTCGCGGCACATACCTGGGGCTCGCCGAGCCGGCGGTCCTCGAACATCTCGCGCGCATCGGCATCACGTCGGTGGAATTGCTGCCCGTACACACCACCTTCACCGAACCCGGCGTCCGCGCCCGGGGTATGCGAAACCACTGGGGGTACTCGACGGGTGCGTACTTCGCACCGGATCCACGGTTCGCCGCTGTTCCCGGTGCCGAGGTGGACGAATTTCGCACCATGGTCGACGCGCTGCACGCTGCCGGGATCGAGGTGATCCTCGACGTCGTCTACAACCACACGTGCGAATCCGCGGTCGACGGCCCCTCGATCAGCTGGCGTGGACTCGATGCGCCCGGCTACTACCTACTGGACGGACGCGGATCGGACGTCGATCTGACCGGCTGCGGCAACACCCTCGATTCCGCGTCGCCCGCGGTCGTGCGGATGGTGTGCGATAGCCTTCGGTACTGGGTCGAGGACGTGGGTGTCGACGGCTTCCGATTCGACCTCGCCAGCACTCTCGGCCGGCCCGGCGGTTGGCGATTCGATTCTCGCGCACCGTTGTTGACCGCCATTGCCACCGATCCGGTCCTGGCTCGGGTCAAATTGATCGCCGAGCCGTGGGACGCCACCGGTGCCGGCTATCAGGTCGGTAACTTCGGAGTGGCCTGGACGGAATGGAACGATCGCTATCGCGACACGGTCCGGCGCTTCTGGGCGGGCCAGCACGGCGTCCGCGAATTGGCCTCGCGCCTGGCCGGTTCGGAAGATCTCTTCGCGGGCGGCGGACGCCTGCCGTGGGCGTCGATCAACTTCGTCACCGCGCACGACGGGTTCACCGCCCGCGATCTGGTGTCCTACGAGCGAAAACACAACGAGGCCAACGGCGAAGAGAACAGGGACGGGACCGACAACAACTCCTCGGTCAACCACGGCGTCGAGGGGCCGAGCGACGATCCGGCCGTCGTCGAGGCCCGGGGACGCCACGTCCGGGCACTACTGGCAACCCTGACGCTCTCCACCGGTACACCGATGCTGCTTGCCGGCGACGAACTGGGACACAGTCAGGGAGGCAACAACAACGCGTACTGCGTCGCCGAGGATGCACCGGCGGCAGACGCATGGGCAATCGACTGGGACGGTGCGGACCAGAACATGATTCGCTTCGTGGGTCGACTGCTTCGCGTCCGAGCGAGCGCTCCGACACTACGTCAGCAGGAGTTCTTCACCGGCCGCGCGACACCGACCGGCCGACCCGATCTGGTGTGGTTCGATTCCGCCGGAGTCGAATTCGACACGGACCGATGGAACGACGACTCGGTGCGCACCATTCAGGCCTGGGTGGACGGTTCCGACGTCCGCTCCTACGCCTCCGACGGCGGGCAGGTGGACGACGCCAGTTCGCTCCTCGTCCTTCATTCCGGCGGCCCCGCCGACATCACTCTGGCGTGCCCGAGTTGGTCGTCGTCGCGGTTCGTTCCGGTCCTCGATTCCTCGCGTGTGGACGGAGTGCCCTCGGATACCACTGCGCTGGAACCGGGTTCGACGATATCGGTGACCGGATCGACAGTCCTGGTACTGCGCAGCGCAGGCAGATGA
- a CDS encoding aminoacyl-tRNA hydrolase → MTGDAPDDVVVETPAEEFSPDNTFDSRHAELARGYGGAEDPADPSQVLAMPLVLHIPKIDPPLRSELLEAAARATVALCLDPRVGVGASWNVAFAEWTSARIRKVARRARGAQWRAAQDVPGVTVDVGGASARAFVPGRVGDLDPRIKRLQIGGTDVSAEDEPSVSPGPVLWIDASLSMTVGKAAAQVGHASMLLAGAMSTEQCREWAAAGFACSARSANPEQWSRALDEVRAGRAVAVRDAGFTEVAPGSTTVIAVL, encoded by the coding sequence ATGACCGGCGATGCACCGGACGATGTGGTCGTCGAGACTCCGGCCGAGGAATTCTCACCGGACAACACGTTCGACTCGCGCCACGCCGAGCTCGCTCGTGGGTACGGCGGAGCCGAGGACCCGGCAGATCCGTCGCAGGTTCTGGCCATGCCGTTGGTGTTGCACATACCCAAAATCGATCCGCCCCTGCGTAGTGAGTTGCTCGAGGCAGCTGCCAGAGCAACCGTTGCGCTGTGCCTGGACCCGCGAGTGGGCGTCGGCGCGTCGTGGAACGTGGCCTTCGCCGAGTGGACGTCGGCTCGCATCCGGAAGGTTGCCCGACGTGCACGCGGAGCACAGTGGCGTGCGGCGCAGGATGTTCCGGGTGTGACGGTCGACGTCGGGGGAGCCTCGGCACGCGCTTTCGTGCCCGGTCGGGTCGGCGATCTGGATCCGCGGATCAAGCGGCTGCAGATCGGTGGGACCGACGTGTCGGCCGAAGACGAACCCTCGGTCTCGCCCGGCCCTGTGTTGTGGATCGACGCCTCCCTGTCGATGACGGTGGGTAAGGCGGCCGCTCAGGTAGGGCACGCGTCGATGCTGCTGGCGGGTGCGATGAGCACGGAGCAATGCCGCGAGTGGGCTGCGGCGGGTTTCGCATGTTCGGCCCGATCCGCGAACCCGGAACAATGGTCGCGTGCACTGGACGAGGTTCGCGCCGGACGTGCCGTCGCGGTGCGGGATGCAGGCTTCACCGAAGTGGCACCCGGATCGACGACCGTGATTGCCGTTCTCTAG
- the serB gene encoding phosphoserine phosphatase SerB, with protein MTSSDTAVLVTVTGPDKPGVTSVLFAALSRHNVSLLDVEQVVIRGRLTLGVLLSCPRDPEALQEELEDAMATVGVHVDVEIDTTRGGGQSLATHVVVVLGRPVTARAFSTISRELARQGANIDSIRGIADYPVTGLELQVTAKDTSPDADLQLRTGLAAIAAGIGVDIAVQRGGIARRSKRLIVFDVDSTLVQGEVIEMLAARAGREDEVRAVTEAAMRGEIDFAESLEQRVAVLAGLDESVIDEVGESLELTAGARTTIRTLRRLGFACGVVSGGFRQVIEGLAHELELDYVKANTLEIVDGKLTGRVIGEVVDRAAKATALREFAAQSGVPMEQTVAVGDGANDIDMLTAAGLGVAFNAKPALREIADTAISHPYLDAVLFILGVTRNEIEAADAVDGGVRRVPIP; from the coding sequence GTGACTTCGAGCGACACCGCAGTGCTGGTGACGGTGACGGGACCCGACAAGCCGGGCGTCACATCGGTGCTGTTCGCAGCACTGTCACGGCACAACGTCAGCCTCCTCGACGTCGAGCAGGTGGTCATCCGCGGCAGACTGACTCTCGGCGTTCTGCTGTCCTGTCCCCGCGACCCCGAGGCTCTCCAGGAAGAGCTCGAGGACGCGATGGCGACGGTCGGCGTTCACGTCGATGTCGAGATCGACACCACGCGGGGTGGCGGTCAGAGCCTGGCCACCCACGTCGTCGTCGTTCTGGGCCGACCCGTGACAGCTCGCGCTTTCAGCACCATCTCCCGTGAACTCGCCCGACAGGGCGCGAACATCGATTCCATTCGCGGGATTGCCGACTATCCCGTCACGGGCCTCGAACTTCAGGTGACCGCGAAAGACACCTCGCCGGATGCCGACCTGCAACTGCGTACCGGTCTGGCGGCCATCGCAGCCGGAATCGGCGTCGACATCGCCGTGCAGCGCGGCGGAATTGCACGGCGATCCAAGCGGCTGATCGTGTTCGACGTCGACTCCACGCTCGTTCAGGGGGAGGTCATCGAAATGTTGGCAGCTCGCGCCGGACGCGAGGACGAGGTGCGCGCGGTCACCGAAGCTGCCATGCGCGGTGAGATCGACTTCGCGGAGTCGCTCGAACAGCGGGTCGCCGTGTTGGCCGGCCTCGACGAATCCGTCATCGACGAAGTGGGCGAAAGCCTGGAACTGACGGCAGGGGCCAGGACCACCATCCGCACCCTCCGACGTCTCGGGTTCGCCTGCGGCGTCGTATCCGGAGGATTCCGCCAGGTCATCGAGGGACTCGCGCACGAACTCGAACTCGACTACGTCAAGGCGAACACCCTCGAGATCGTCGACGGCAAGCTCACCGGCCGGGTTATCGGAGAAGTGGTCGATCGTGCTGCGAAAGCGACCGCACTGCGTGAGTTCGCGGCACAGTCGGGAGTGCCGATGGAGCAGACCGTCGCCGTCGGCGACGGAGCGAACGACATCGACATGCTGACGGCCGCGGGCCTCGGTGTCGCCTTCAACGCCAAGCCTGCGTTGCGAGAGATCGCCGACACGGCCATCTCGCATCCGTATCTGGATGCAGTTCTGTTCATCCTCGGCGTCACCCGCAACGAGATCGAAGCTGCGGACGCGGTCGACGGGGGAGTCCGCCGCGTCCCGATCCCATGA
- the ctaD gene encoding cytochrome c oxidase subunit I → MTALAPRPAPAVDAARPFPPRTGPKGSFLHKAVTTTDPKVLGIMYIATSFAFFLVGGLMALLMRAELAIPGMQFLSNEQYNQLFTMHGTIMLLLYATPIVFGFANYILPLQIGAPDVAFPRLNAFSYWLYLFGALIATAGFITPGGAADFGWTAYTPLTSALHSPGVGADLWIMGLAVGGLGTILGGVNMITTVICLRAPGMTMFRMPIFTWNILVTSILILLAFPLLTAALLGLAADRHLGAHLFDPATGGVLLWQHLFWFFGHPEVYIIALPFFGIVSEVFPVFSRKPIFGYSGLIYATIAIAALSIAVWAHHMYATGAVLLPFFSFMTFLIAVPTGVKIFNWVGTMWRGQVTLETPMLFSIGFLITFVFGGLTGVLLASPPIDFQVTDTYFVVAHFHYVVFGTVVFATYAGIYFWFPKMTGRMMDEALGKWHFWLTFFGFHATFLVQHWLGNEGMPRRYADYLPSDGFTELNVISTIGAFILGASTLPFVWNVFKSYRYGEVVTVDDPWGYGNSLEWATSCPPPRHNFTELPRIRSERPAFELHYPHMVERMRAEAHVGPGAHGGKTTAVLEQARRAPIATSDHEGSGDPDPK, encoded by the coding sequence GTGACTGCCCTAGCGCCTAGGCCCGCTCCCGCGGTGGATGCTGCTCGGCCGTTCCCGCCGCGGACGGGACCGAAGGGGTCGTTCCTGCACAAAGCGGTGACGACCACCGATCCCAAGGTGTTGGGAATCATGTACATCGCGACATCGTTCGCGTTCTTCCTGGTCGGTGGACTCATGGCGCTGCTGATGCGCGCCGAGTTGGCCATTCCGGGAATGCAGTTCCTGTCCAACGAGCAGTACAACCAGCTCTTCACCATGCACGGCACCATCATGCTGCTGCTGTACGCGACGCCGATCGTGTTCGGATTCGCGAACTACATCCTTCCGCTGCAGATCGGCGCTCCCGACGTCGCGTTCCCGCGGCTGAACGCCTTCTCGTACTGGCTCTACCTGTTCGGCGCGTTGATCGCCACGGCCGGATTCATCACCCCCGGCGGTGCCGCCGACTTCGGGTGGACCGCGTACACCCCGCTCACCTCGGCCCTGCACTCGCCCGGTGTCGGTGCGGACCTGTGGATCATGGGCCTGGCCGTCGGTGGTCTCGGTACCATCCTCGGTGGCGTCAACATGATCACCACCGTGATCTGCCTGCGTGCTCCCGGTATGACGATGTTCCGTATGCCGATCTTCACCTGGAACATCCTGGTGACGTCCATTCTGATCCTGCTGGCGTTCCCGCTGCTGACGGCCGCGTTGCTCGGCCTGGCGGCCGACCGACATCTGGGGGCGCATCTGTTCGACCCGGCAACCGGCGGAGTGCTGTTGTGGCAGCACCTGTTCTGGTTCTTCGGTCACCCCGAGGTCTACATCATCGCGCTGCCGTTCTTCGGAATCGTCTCCGAGGTGTTCCCCGTCTTCTCGCGTAAGCCGATCTTCGGCTACTCGGGTCTGATCTACGCGACGATCGCGATCGCCGCCCTCTCCATCGCAGTGTGGGCGCACCACATGTACGCCACGGGTGCTGTGTTGCTGCCGTTCTTCTCCTTCATGACGTTCCTGATCGCGGTGCCGACGGGTGTGAAGATCTTCAACTGGGTCGGCACGATGTGGCGAGGCCAGGTGACACTGGAAACGCCGATGCTGTTCTCGATCGGGTTCCTGATCACCTTCGTCTTCGGCGGACTGACCGGTGTTCTGCTGGCATCGCCGCCCATCGACTTCCAGGTCACCGACACGTACTTCGTGGTCGCCCACTTCCACTACGTGGTGTTCGGCACCGTGGTGTTCGCGACGTACGCCGGCATCTACTTCTGGTTCCCGAAGATGACGGGCCGGATGATGGACGAGGCGCTGGGCAAGTGGCACTTCTGGCTGACGTTCTTCGGATTCCACGCCACGTTCCTGGTGCAGCACTGGCTCGGAAACGAGGGCATGCCGCGTCGCTACGCCGACTACCTGCCCTCGGACGGGTTCACCGAGTTGAACGTCATCTCCACGATCGGTGCCTTCATCCTCGGTGCCTCGACACTGCCGTTCGTGTGGAACGTGTTCAAGTCCTACCGATACGGCGAGGTCGTCACCGTCGATGATCCGTGGGGCTACGGCAACTCGTTGGAGTGGGCCACCTCCTGCCCGCCGCCGCGGCACAACTTCACCGAACTGCCTCGGATCCGTTCCGAGCGTCCGGCCTTCGAGTTGCACTACCCGCACATGGTCGAACGGATGCGCGCGGAAGCGCACGTCGGGCCGGGAGCGCACGGCGGTAAGACCACCGCAGTCCTCGAACAGGCCCGTCGGGCTCCGATCGCCACCAGCGATCACGAAGGGTCCGGAGACCCGGACCCCAAGTAG